GCACCTGCTTCATCTATAACATCAATTGCTTTATCCGGGAGGAAACGGTCTATGATATAACGGTCAGAAAGATATGCTGCCGCCTCAAGTGCTTCATCTGAATATATTACCTGATGGTGTTTTTCATAATTTTCTTTGAGACCTTTCAATATTCCAATCGTTTCCTGCACGGTGGGTGGATTTACAATAATGGGTTGGAATCGTCTTTCCAGGGCGCCATTTTTCTCAATATATCGCCGATAATCCTCAAGGGTTGTGGCACCTATACACTGAAGTTCACCCCTTGCAAGTGCGGGTTTGAGCATATTTGATGCATCAATCGCACCTTCTGCCGCGCCAGCACCAACAATTGTATGGAGTTCATCAATAAAAAGTATTATATCTTTGTTATTGGTAACTTCATTTATCACTGCCTTGAGCCTTTCTTCAAACTGACCGCGATATTTGGTACCTGCCACAATGGATGCCATATCAAGGGCAAGAACCCTTTTGTTTTTAAGGGAATCAGGAATGTTACCCGCGACTATATCCTGGGCAAGTCCTTCAACAATCGCAGTTTTACCAACCCCGGCTTCCCCAATTAGAACAGGATTATTCTTTTTCCTCCTTGATAAAATCTGTATGACCCGTTCAATCTCCTTTTCTCTTCCGATTATCGGATCAAGTTTACCTTCGCGGGCGAGCTGAGTAAGGTCCCTTGAAAATAAATCAAGGGCAGATCCCCTTGGTTTGCCTTTTGTTTTCCCGGCAGCAACACCTTCAGGCTTTAACAACTGGATTATTTCGTTCTTTGCTATGTCATAATCAATACCCATAGATGCAAGGATCTGGGCACCAATGCTTCCTTCGGTTCTTATAATTCCTAATAATAAATGTTCAGTGCCAACATAGGTGTGCCCCAAATTTTTTGCTTCCTCCATTGCATAGTTAAGGCATACCCTTGCTTCATTGCCAAGATTTACATCAATTTTGCCACCCGGACCAATGGTTATTGAATTTTCTATTGCCTTGAGCAATTCTCCTAATTCTACACCTAAATTTATCAATACCATGGCGCCGACACCTTCACCTTCTTTAATCATCGCAAGAAGGAGATGTTCGGTTCCAATAAAATTATGCCTGAACTTTATTGCCTCTTCACGGGCAATATGCAATATCTTTCTAACTCTTTCAGTAAATCGTTCTTGCAAAATATACCCCCTTAAATTATCCTATATTGATTTTATATAAAAACTATAGCTTGTCAAGAGTTAGACAAATGTAGAGTATTAAAGTTTATTTTTCCGCTGTGAATTGGGCGAAGAAATTGAAAAATGTTTTTGGTCTATTTACTAACCTCAATTTGAATTTTGGCTCTTTTTTGTAAAAAAAACTTATCGCCTCACCAGCAAATTTGAGATGTTCCATTGTATATACCCTTCTTGGAATTGCAAGCCTTAATTCATTACCAAATACCCCGCCCCTTATACCTGTTTCAAGGTAAATCTGGGCACCTAATGTGTAGGCAGGATAAGGGAATTTGGGTTCTGGAATTATTACAACGCCATGGCAACCAAGTGGTTCAAAGATTCTTACTCCATTCTTTTTTAAAATTTTGCCGAGATAATGGACTTTTTCAATATGTGATTTAAGAAATTCCTCATCAATTGCTTCTTCTAAACCAACCGCCATTGCGGCGAGGTCGCGTGCCGCAAGACCGCCCGAACTTGGATATGACTCCTGTTCAATAATTTTTTCTCTCAATTGCTCATATATTCTTTTATCACGGACGCCAATAAATCCACCGATATTTACAAGTCCATCTTTTTTACTGCTCAGATAGAGAATATCACAATAACTGAACATTTCGTTACATATGCCTAAAATTGATTTTTTTGAATTTGAATAGTTTTTTATATAAAATGCATTGTCAGCAAATCTACTGGCATCAAATATCAATATGCCACCCCGTTTTTTGATTATCTTATGGGTTTGTTTTATATTTTCAAGTGAGACCGGTTGCCCACCTTTGATATTATTTGTGAGAGTCAACACAACCGCCTTTATTTTATTATCTTTCCTAACCGCTGATTCTAATCCGTTCAAATCTATGTTTCCACAGAAAGGTGGTGTCAGGTCGGGCATATCAATAACCATACAACCGATCTTCTCAAGGTTTGCGCGAGTCGTCTCAAAATGGGTATTGGAAATGACTTTGTTACCTTTTTTGAAAAGTAGATTGAATAAAATATTTTCTGCGGTCCTGCCCTGGTGAACCGCTTGTATAAAAGGAAAACCGGTAATTTTCCGGGCGATATTTATGAAGTCTTCACTTGCCTTCTGTCCAGAAAAATCTTCTTCTGCTGCAATTATTTCTGCCCAGGCCCTGGAACTCATTGCACCTGTCCCTGAATCCGAGATAAAATCAAGATATACAAAACGGGCAGGAATGAGAAAAAGATTATATCCTGCTTTTTTTAAAATCAATGAACGCTGACTTCTGGTAGTTTTTCTTAATGGTTCAATAACCTTTATGCGATATGGTTCCATCATTCTCCTTTCAGATTTAATAATTTTTGCCGAGCACTTTTATTTTTCGGTTCAAGAAGAAGAACTTTTTTATACATTTCAATCGCCTTCTCAACTTCATTCAACTTTAGATATACATCGCCTAAATGTTCAAATATCACCCCATCTTCAACAAGTTCACTTGCCCTTTTTAAATCTAACAGGGCAGATTCATAATCTCCTTTTTGATAATAAACCCAGCCACGTGAGTCAATTATATAACCGTTATTGGGTTCAATACTTAGAGCCTTTTCAATCAATTCCAAGGCATAATCTAATCGTTCACCTCTTTCGGCATATGTATAGCCTACATAATTCAGGGCAGTAGCATCTGTAGAATCAATCTGTATTATTTTTTCAAAATTACGCAAGGCTTCATCTTTTTTGCCTATTCGGTCACATATATTGGCAAGGGCTGATAATCCAGGAAGTGAACCTGGATTCAATCTCAAAGATTTTTTATAATAAAAGTAGGCGTCTTTGAATGAGCCCTCAAGTTCACTAACCGCACCGAGTAGATAATAAATCTGTGACATATCTGCATTGTGGTAGGCTGCTTCTGTAAAATAATATCGCGCATTTTTATAGTCTTTCTTATCCATGGCAATGAATCCTGCATAGACCCAGAGTTCAGTGAAATCGGGATTGATTTTAATCGCATCTTCAATTGCCTTTTGGGCTTCATCATATTTCCTCTGCTCAAGGTTTATGCGTGCGATATAAAAACGGGAGTAATCATCCTGAGGGTTGAGTCCTGCGCTTATTAAAAATTCACTCAATGCTTCGTCCAACAGGCTTAGTTTGTATAATCCAAAACCCAGACTTCTACGGACGTAGGCATCATAGTAATCCACCTTCAATATTTCTCGGGCAACCTTTATCATTTTTTCATATTGTTCAGTATCGCCATAGAGGTCAAGGAGCCTTTTGCGCAGGTCATTGGCATCATTATATTTTAATCCAAGTTCGTAATAATAAATTGCAGAATCTTTAATGTTTAGAATATCAAAACCTGTGCCGATTCCAATGAGGGCGAGGGCATTTGTGGTATCAAGGGCATATGCCTGTTTATAATATTTTATTGCATCAAGATGATTACGGGATTTACCGGAAAGTGTTCCTAAACGATTATAGATATCAGCATTTTTAAGACTATCAGGAAATTCAAGGAGTGTTTTCATTGCGTTATTCAAGTCGCCAAGACCTTCATACAGTAGTGCTATCGTCTGGATTATTCCAGTATCTGAAGGCTTCAGCTCTCTTATTTTTTCATAGATTTTAACAGCACCCTTGAGGTCACCCTTTCCAATATATCCTGCAGCAATCAATCCATAAAATTCAGAACTATCGCTCACAAATGCAAGTCCCTTATACGCATACTCTATTCCCTTTTCATATTCCCGGAGCTTAAAAAAGGCACTGGTTAGTGAATAATAGATTTCTTTTGCAGTCGGGTCGTATTGTAAGGCATTGAGATAATAATTTATTGCCTCAGGAATTTTGCCCTCAAGTTCAAGCTGGCAACCAATACTGAATAGTTCGTAAGAATTTCCGAAATGATTAAATGTCAAAAGATTTAAAGTTAAAACTCCACAAATGCTGAAAATAGCCATAGGCCTCCCGGATCTTTTATTGGGTCATTATTATAAAAATTATATTTCAACTCAAACCCAATTCTGCGACTGAAATTTTTATAGAAAAAATTTATTCTAACGAAATCTTGATGGTATAGGGTTGTATCACCTTTACATACTAAAAGATTTAGGTTGGTAAATGCACCTAAAGATTTCCTATCAAAGAATTTGTATATAAGATCAACATTGAAGTCAATTTGATAATCTGCACCGGCATTTACATCCCAGCCATGATATCTCCAGTGTGGATATAGTTTTGTATTAAACGCCCAGAGCAAATTTTCTTCGGTCTTTATCGCATTCGCAGGATGATATGCGGCATTGGCGAAGAGTAGAGAAAGCCGGTTGAAGACTGGTGTTCCTTCCACTTCATAATCAATATCATGGACACAATCATGGATAAATGAGAGCTGACTAAAAAATTCTGAAAAATTGTATTCAAAACCACCAGTGACATAATAATGTGAGTATCTCGGGTCAAGGGAGACACCACCCTTCTGCTCTGCCATATCAAGGTCATCCCTGTATTCCATATAAAAAGAAAGATATTTATATTTCAACATTGTGCATCTCAGCTGTG
This DNA window, taken from candidate division WOR-3 bacterium, encodes the following:
- a CDS encoding tetratricopeptide repeat protein, producing the protein MAIFSICGVLTLNLLTFNHFGNSYELFSIGCQLELEGKIPEAINYYLNALQYDPTAKEIYYSLTSAFFKLREYEKGIEYAYKGLAFVSDSSEFYGLIAAGYIGKGDLKGAVKIYEKIRELKPSDTGIIQTIALLYEGLGDLNNAMKTLLEFPDSLKNADIYNRLGTLSGKSRNHLDAIKYYKQAYALDTTNALALIGIGTGFDILNIKDSAIYYYELGLKYNDANDLRKRLLDLYGDTEQYEKMIKVAREILKVDYYDAYVRRSLGFGLYKLSLLDEALSEFLISAGLNPQDDYSRFYIARINLEQRKYDEAQKAIEDAIKINPDFTELWVYAGFIAMDKKDYKNARYYFTEAAYHNADMSQIYYLLGAVSELEGSFKDAYFYYKKSLRLNPGSLPGLSALANICDRIGKKDEALRNFEKIIQIDSTDATALNYVGYTYAERGERLDYALELIEKALSIEPNNGYIIDSRGWVYYQKGDYESALLDLKRASELVEDGVIFEHLGDVYLKLNEVEKAIEMYKKVLLLEPKNKSARQKLLNLKGE
- a CDS encoding tryptophanase → MMEPYRIKVIEPLRKTTRSQRSLILKKAGYNLFLIPARFVYLDFISDSGTGAMSSRAWAEIIAAEEDFSGQKASEDFINIARKITGFPFIQAVHQGRTAENILFNLLFKKGNKVISNTHFETTRANLEKIGCMVIDMPDLTPPFCGNIDLNGLESAVRKDNKIKAVVLTLTNNIKGGQPVSLENIKQTHKIIKKRGGILIFDASRFADNAFYIKNYSNSKKSILGICNEMFSYCDILYLSSKKDGLVNIGGFIGVRDKRIYEQLREKIIEQESYPSSGGLAARDLAAMAVGLEEAIDEEFLKSHIEKVHYLGKILKKNGVRIFEPLGCHGVVIIPEPKFPYPAYTLGAQIYLETGIRGGVFGNELRLAIPRRVYTMEHLKFAGEAISFFYKKEPKFKLRLVNRPKTFFNFFAQFTAEK